In Pontiella desulfatans, one DNA window encodes the following:
- a CDS encoding thioredoxin family protein encodes MKIAHCLIVVATTCLLAQAEMRTWTSTAGTTLEAEFVKLKYDTVYLRTADGEEKRIPRSKLIMEDQQLAQTLSNPFAKDAEDVKDVPKAPDAIYALFGDELRDADKKKVSVDALAGKTIGIYFSAHWCPPCRAFTPELVKFHKKMQQKDKPFEIVFVSSDREKAAMYEYMEDMDMPWLALPFGDDHKGALSSKYGVRGIPMLVIINKDGELITKNGRGDVSSKGDDAYDSWK; translated from the coding sequence ATGAAAATAGCACATTGTCTGATCGTAGTTGCCACGACCTGCCTGCTGGCTCAGGCCGAAATGCGCACCTGGACGAGCACGGCCGGAACCACGCTCGAGGCCGAATTCGTCAAACTCAAATACGACACCGTCTATCTGAGGACCGCCGACGGCGAGGAAAAGCGGATTCCACGGTCCAAGCTGATCATGGAAGACCAGCAACTGGCGCAAACGCTCTCCAATCCGTTCGCCAAGGATGCGGAGGACGTGAAGGACGTTCCGAAAGCCCCCGATGCCATCTACGCCCTCTTCGGGGACGAGCTCCGGGATGCCGACAAGAAGAAGGTTTCGGTCGATGCCCTCGCCGGCAAAACCATCGGCATCTATTTTTCCGCCCACTGGTGCCCGCCCTGCCGCGCCTTTACGCCGGAGCTGGTCAAGTTCCACAAGAAAATGCAGCAGAAGGACAAACCGTTCGAGATCGTCTTTGTCAGTTCAGACCGGGAGAAGGCCGCCATGTATGAATATATGGAGGATATGGACATGCCCTGGCTGGCGCTCCCCTTCGGCGACGACCATAAAGGCGCGCTCTCGAGCAAATATGGAGTGCGGGGCATTCCCATGCTGGTCATCATCAACAAGGATGGCGAGCTCATCACCAAGAATGGGCGCGGCGATGTTTCCAGCAAAGGCGACGACGCCTACGACAGCTGGAAATAA
- a CDS encoding ATP-binding protein, producing the protein MVERAKELAELGGLLERHRVVGVIGARQVGKSTLVAEYLESMDCPTHAFDLEDPQDMARLAEPMLALQDLKGLVVIDEVQRYPDLFPVLRVLADRRPSPARFLVLGSASPELLRQSSESLAGRIFYHELGGFSLEEVGVGLADRLWLRGGLPRSFLARSHKESFENRIGYVRTFLEKDLPQLGVNVSAVTMRRFWTMLAHWHGQIWNSSELARSFGVADTTVRSYLDQLTSALVVRQLLPWHENISKRQVKSPKVYIADSGVLHALLNLPERADLEAHPKSGASWEGFVLDQIIRHLGARSEECFFWATHAGAELDLLVVRGRKRLGFEIKRTTAPKVTPSMRHALADLKLDRLDVLHAGDHTFPLAENIRAVSIKHLLNDIAPL; encoded by the coding sequence ATGGTTGAACGTGCGAAAGAGTTGGCGGAACTCGGCGGACTGCTGGAAAGGCACCGCGTGGTTGGCGTCATAGGCGCTCGGCAGGTGGGTAAGTCCACCTTGGTGGCTGAATATTTGGAATCCATGGATTGCCCGACGCATGCGTTTGACTTGGAAGATCCGCAGGATATGGCGCGCCTGGCCGAACCGATGCTGGCGCTGCAGGATCTGAAGGGGCTGGTTGTGATCGACGAGGTTCAGCGGTATCCGGATCTTTTTCCCGTGCTTAGGGTATTGGCCGACCGTAGGCCGAGCCCTGCACGGTTCCTGGTTCTAGGCAGTGCTTCACCGGAATTGCTGAGGCAAAGTTCGGAATCGCTTGCCGGCCGAATATTCTACCATGAACTCGGCGGATTTTCATTGGAGGAAGTCGGCGTTGGTCTGGCAGACCGATTATGGTTGCGCGGAGGGTTGCCGCGTTCCTTTCTTGCCCGTTCGCACAAGGAAAGCTTTGAAAACCGTATTGGCTACGTACGGACCTTTCTTGAGAAGGATTTGCCCCAGTTGGGGGTCAATGTCAGCGCTGTCACCATGCGTCGTTTTTGGACAATGCTGGCGCACTGGCACGGTCAGATATGGAATTCCTCCGAACTTGCCCGGTCATTCGGCGTTGCCGATACGACGGTGCGGAGCTATCTCGACCAGCTGACCTCCGCGCTGGTGGTGCGCCAGCTATTGCCATGGCACGAAAACATTTCCAAACGCCAGGTCAAGTCGCCCAAGGTATACATTGCCGACAGCGGTGTATTGCATGCGCTATTGAATTTGCCGGAGCGTGCCGATCTGGAGGCACATCCCAAAAGCGGGGCTTCGTGGGAAGGCTTTGTGCTCGATCAGATCATCCGCCACCTGGGCGCCCGTTCGGAGGAGTGTTTTTTTTGGGCAACCCATGCCGGTGCCGAGCTTGATTTGTTGGTTGTTCGAGGTCGGAAACGCCTGGGCTTTGAGATCAAACGCACCACTGCGCCGAAGGTGACGCCTTCGATGCGTCACGCCCTGGCCGACCTGAAGCTTGACCGGCTCGATGTACTGCATGCGGGCGACCACACCTTTCCGTTGGCGGAAAACATTCGAGCAGTCTCGATCAAACATTTATTAAACGACATCGCCCCGTTGTAG
- the selD gene encoding selenide, water dikinase SelD: MEDVKLTQYSHGAGCGCKISPELLESILETSRPALPHPNLLVGNDSKDDAAAFDLGNGTSVLSTTDFFMPIVDDPFTFGRIAATNALSDIYAMGGKPLMAISIFGWPINKLPAEVGRQVIDGGRAACDDAGIPLAGGHSIDSPEPIFGLAVTGIVDNVNLKQNNTAEAGCEMFLTKPLGIGILSTAQKKGVIAPGHIDPAVESMCTLNRIGAEIAQLDGVVAMTDVTGFGLLGHLGEICAGSDISATVQFDRVMQLPNVGTYLAQGCIPGGSKNNFKSYGHTVGELTDEQRGILCDPQTSGGLLCMVKPDSVDEFLALTSSAGLELESIGQTRTRGDKLIEVV, encoded by the coding sequence ATGGAAGACGTGAAGCTGACCCAATATAGCCATGGCGCCGGATGCGGTTGCAAGATTTCGCCGGAGCTGCTGGAATCGATTCTGGAAACCTCGCGCCCGGCGCTGCCGCATCCCAACCTGTTGGTTGGGAACGACAGCAAGGACGATGCCGCCGCCTTCGATCTCGGCAACGGAACCTCGGTGCTCAGCACCACGGATTTCTTCATGCCGATCGTGGACGATCCGTTCACCTTCGGGCGCATCGCCGCCACCAATGCGCTTTCCGACATCTATGCCATGGGCGGCAAGCCGCTGATGGCCATCTCCATCTTTGGCTGGCCCATCAACAAGCTCCCGGCCGAGGTGGGGCGGCAGGTGATCGACGGCGGTCGCGCCGCGTGCGACGATGCCGGCATTCCGCTGGCGGGCGGCCATTCGATCGATTCGCCGGAGCCGATCTTCGGGCTGGCCGTAACCGGCATCGTCGACAACGTGAACCTGAAGCAAAACAACACGGCCGAGGCTGGGTGCGAAATGTTCCTCACCAAGCCGCTGGGCATCGGCATCCTGAGCACGGCGCAGAAAAAGGGCGTCATTGCGCCCGGCCACATCGACCCGGCGGTGGAAAGCATGTGCACGCTCAACAGGATCGGCGCGGAGATCGCCCAGCTCGATGGCGTGGTGGCCATGACGGATGTGACCGGCTTCGGACTGCTCGGCCACCTCGGCGAAATCTGCGCGGGCAGCGATATTTCGGCGACCGTGCAGTTTGACCGGGTGATGCAGTTGCCGAACGTCGGAACCTACCTGGCGCAAGGGTGCATTCCCGGCGGCTCGAAAAACAATTTCAAGAGCTACGGCCACACCGTCGGCGAGCTGACCGACGAACAGCGCGGTATCCTCTGCGACCCGCAAACGTCCGGCGGACTGCTTTGCATGGTCAAGCCCGACTCGGTCGATGAGTTTTTGGCGCTCACCTCATCCGCCGGCCTCGAACTCGAATCCATCGGCCAAACCCGTACGCGTGGTGACAAGCTCATCGAGGTTGTGTGA
- the mnmH gene encoding tRNA 2-selenouridine(34) synthase MnmH — protein MAKTTNDFHRIVVGDIPLIDVRAPVEFAEGAFPNAVNLPLMNDEERRLVGICYKQKGQAAAIALGHELVSGAVKEGRIAAWKQFVEEHPETLIYCFRGGLRSQLSQEWASAAVGREIPRLEGGYKAFRNYLIGHLEPGWLSSVPVVLGGRTGSGKTLLLQRLDNVVDLEALANHRGSSFGRFIHPQPTQIDFEDRLAWALIQHEEAGHRLMVVEDEGRHVGSRYIPRPLVEYFSAADVVQLETPLAERVRITFDEYVVSAQEKFGAEFGGDGLARWLEDIQGSIQRIRKRLGGERLKRVNGLLQAAYEHQLASGDPDEHKQWVELLLVEYYDPMYDYQLEKKKQKIVFRGGADDVFGYITSLEK, from the coding sequence ATGGCTAAAACTACGAACGATTTCCACCGCATCGTCGTCGGGGACATTCCCCTGATCGACGTGCGCGCCCCGGTCGAGTTTGCGGAGGGGGCGTTTCCCAATGCGGTCAACCTGCCGCTGATGAACGACGAGGAGCGGCGTCTCGTTGGCATCTGCTACAAGCAAAAGGGACAGGCCGCTGCAATTGCCCTCGGCCACGAACTCGTCAGCGGTGCAGTAAAAGAAGGGCGGATCGCGGCCTGGAAACAGTTTGTTGAAGAACATCCTGAAACCTTGATCTATTGTTTTCGCGGTGGACTGCGCTCCCAGCTGAGCCAGGAGTGGGCTTCAGCGGCGGTCGGTCGCGAAATCCCCCGGCTCGAAGGCGGCTACAAGGCGTTCCGCAACTATTTGATCGGCCACCTGGAGCCGGGCTGGTTGAGCAGTGTTCCCGTGGTGCTGGGTGGGCGCACCGGTTCCGGGAAAACGTTGCTGCTCCAGCGGCTGGACAACGTGGTCGATCTCGAAGCGCTGGCCAACCACCGGGGCTCCTCGTTTGGCCGGTTTATCCATCCGCAGCCGACGCAGATTGATTTTGAAGACCGGTTGGCCTGGGCGCTGATCCAGCACGAAGAAGCAGGGCATCGACTCATGGTGGTGGAGGACGAAGGGCGCCACGTCGGGAGCCGCTATATTCCGCGGCCGCTGGTGGAATATTTTTCCGCCGCGGATGTGGTTCAGCTCGAAACCCCGTTGGCGGAGCGCGTGCGGATTACCTTCGATGAATATGTTGTTTCCGCGCAGGAAAAGTTTGGTGCGGAGTTCGGCGGCGATGGGCTTGCCCGATGGCTGGAAGATATCCAAGGCAGCATTCAGCGCATCCGCAAGCGCCTCGGCGGCGAACGCCTCAAGCGCGTCAACGGGTTGCTCCAAGCCGCCTACGAACACCAGCTGGCCTCCGGCGACCCCGACGAACACAAGCAATGGGTCGAGCTGCTGCTCGTCGAATACTACGACCCGATGTACGACTATCAACTGGAGAAAAAGAAACAGAAGATTGTCTTCCGCGGTGGTGCGGATGATGTTTTTGGTTACATAACCAGTTTAGAAAAATAA
- a CDS encoding DsrE family protein, whose product MKKTFLITSEFLGVGDDELGATLMGSFLRKLCTAEALPKEIIFYNSAVKLLAEGSAVLDAIEMLSKKGVGLTACGTCVNFYGLADKMEPVNMGDMAGIIHELMASGHVVTV is encoded by the coding sequence ATGAAGAAGACGTTTTTAATTACGAGTGAATTTCTTGGAGTAGGTGACGATGAACTGGGTGCAACGCTCATGGGTTCGTTCCTGCGCAAGCTTTGCACGGCGGAAGCGCTCCCGAAGGAAATCATCTTCTACAACTCCGCCGTCAAACTCCTTGCGGAAGGCTCCGCCGTGCTCGACGCCATCGAGATGCTCTCCAAAAAGGGCGTCGGCCTGACCGCCTGCGGCACCTGCGTCAACTTCTATGGCCTCGCCGACAAGATGGAACCGGTCAACATGGGCGACATGGCCGGCATCATCCACGAGCTCATGGCCTCCGGGCACGTCGTCACCGTTTGA
- a CDS encoding efflux RND transporter permease subunit, giving the protein MSSNHTPEQRSPIGRLIRFCLENRLVVVLFTVAVVFAGILVAPFDWKLGELQRYPVSVDAIPDIGENQQIVFTEWMGRSPQDVEDQIGYPLTVQLLGIPGVKTVRSYSMFGFSSIYIIFKEEVEFYWSRTRVLEKLNSLPAGTLPEGVQPALGPDATALGQVFWYTLEGRDPAGNPTGGWDPEELRTIQDWYARYWLLSAEGVAEVASIGGHVREYQVDVDPDAMRAFGVGIDEIHRAVQGANIDVGAKSIEVNSVEYFIRGIGFIQSLDDIGNSVVKVNADNVPVLVKHVANVALGPAQRRGALDKGGAPAVGGVVVARYGDNPLKVIQNVKDKIAATARSLPQKTLADGTVSQVTVVPFYDRTGLIYETLNTLNEAIVQQILVTIIVVLIMVMHLRSGLVISTMLPLTVLLCFIGMKLFNVQANIVALSGIAIAIGTIVDMGIVICENIIKHLDKADSDESRLEVVHRAASEVGGAVLTAVLTTVISFLPVFTMIGAEGKLFKPLAFTKTTALVASIIIALTILPVLAHTFFGRTKPTATKRRTRFIPIILTILFVGVWLTLEWEPLGMGNPLRNLLFVALIIGGLLLVFNIFQYFYTRILGWCLDHKLLFLLAPLGLLLAGIGSWRTLGKEFMPSLDEGSFLWMPTTMTHASIGEVLDIMEKQDIAFQSIPEIESAVGKLGRAETPLDPAPISMIETVINYKSEYGIDADGNRVRQWRDHIRSPDDIWNEIVKAGKIPGTTSAPKLQPIAARIVMLQSGMRAPMGVKVQGPDLETIERVGLEIEKLLKEVPSVEPAAVIADRIVGKPYLEIVPDREALARYGIPIRKFQDVVEIAIGGRKVTSTVEGRERFPVRVRYQRELRDHIEALDRILVPGSAGQQIPITELAEIQYVRGPQNIKSEDTFLVGYVVFDKQPGFAEVDVVEAAQAHLAEHLDVPAGVSYRFAGSYENQQRAARTLSMVLPIALFAIFMIIYFQFKSVSTTVLIFTGVFIAWSGGFILLWLYGQPWFLDFNLFGTEMRDLFQVHAINLSVAVWVGFLALFGIATDDGVVMGTYLTQTFRDNTPKNPAEVRELVIQAGNRRVRACLMTTATTILALLPVLTSTGRGSDIMVPMAIPSFGGMLIETITMLVVPVLYCWRQEKSL; this is encoded by the coding sequence ATGAGCAGCAACCACACTCCCGAACAACGCTCCCCAATCGGCAGGTTGATCCGCTTTTGCCTGGAAAACCGGCTGGTCGTCGTGTTGTTCACGGTGGCGGTTGTGTTTGCCGGCATCCTCGTTGCCCCGTTCGATTGGAAGCTCGGCGAGCTGCAGCGCTACCCGGTATCGGTCGATGCCATCCCCGACATTGGTGAAAACCAGCAGATCGTTTTCACCGAATGGATGGGGCGCTCGCCGCAGGATGTCGAAGACCAGATTGGCTATCCGCTCACCGTGCAGCTGCTCGGCATCCCTGGCGTTAAAACCGTCCGCAGCTATTCCATGTTCGGCTTCTCCAGCATCTACATCATCTTCAAGGAGGAGGTGGAGTTTTACTGGTCGCGTACCCGCGTGCTCGAAAAGCTCAACAGCCTGCCCGCCGGCACCCTGCCCGAAGGCGTGCAACCCGCGCTCGGCCCCGATGCCACCGCGCTCGGACAGGTCTTCTGGTACACCCTCGAAGGGCGCGACCCCGCAGGAAACCCGACTGGCGGATGGGATCCCGAAGAGCTGCGCACCATCCAGGACTGGTACGCCCGCTACTGGCTGCTCTCCGCCGAGGGCGTCGCGGAAGTCGCCTCCATCGGCGGGCACGTCCGCGAATACCAGGTCGATGTCGATCCCGATGCCATGCGCGCCTTTGGCGTGGGCATCGACGAAATCCACCGCGCCGTCCAGGGCGCCAACATCGACGTCGGCGCAAAAAGCATCGAGGTCAACTCGGTCGAATATTTCATCCGCGGCATCGGCTTTATCCAGTCGTTGGACGACATCGGGAACAGCGTGGTCAAGGTCAACGCCGACAACGTCCCGGTGCTGGTCAAACACGTGGCCAACGTTGCCCTCGGCCCCGCGCAGCGGCGCGGGGCGCTCGACAAGGGCGGTGCGCCAGCCGTTGGCGGCGTAGTCGTCGCGCGTTATGGCGACAACCCGCTGAAGGTCATCCAGAACGTAAAGGATAAAATTGCCGCCACCGCCCGGAGCCTTCCCCAAAAGACGCTGGCCGACGGCACCGTGAGCCAGGTCACCGTCGTCCCGTTCTACGACCGCACCGGCCTGATCTACGAAACGCTCAACACGCTCAACGAAGCCATCGTGCAACAGATCTTGGTCACCATCATCGTGGTGCTCATCATGGTCATGCATCTGCGAAGCGGGTTGGTCATCAGCACCATGCTGCCGCTCACGGTATTGCTCTGCTTCATCGGCATGAAGCTGTTCAACGTGCAAGCCAACATTGTCGCCCTCTCCGGCATCGCCATCGCCATCGGCACCATCGTCGATATGGGCATCGTCATCTGCGAAAACATCATCAAGCATCTCGACAAAGCCGATTCCGATGAATCCCGCCTGGAAGTGGTTCACCGCGCCGCCTCCGAGGTGGGCGGAGCGGTGCTGACCGCCGTGCTCACCACGGTGATCAGCTTCCTGCCCGTCTTCACCATGATCGGAGCCGAGGGCAAGCTGTTCAAACCGCTCGCCTTCACCAAGACGACTGCCCTCGTCGCCTCCATCATCATCGCCCTCACCATCCTGCCCGTACTCGCACACACCTTTTTTGGCAGAACAAAACCAACGGCGACGAAACGCAGGACGCGATTCATTCCCATCATCTTGACCATCCTGTTCGTCGGCGTTTGGCTCACGCTCGAATGGGAACCGCTCGGCATGGGCAACCCCCTTCGGAACCTACTGTTTGTGGCATTGATCATCGGCGGCCTGTTGCTCGTGTTCAACATCTTCCAATATTTCTACACCCGCATCCTCGGCTGGTGCCTCGACCATAAACTGCTGTTCCTGCTGGCGCCCCTCGGCCTGCTGCTGGCCGGCATCGGCTCGTGGCGGACGCTCGGCAAGGAATTCATGCCCAGCCTCGACGAGGGCTCGTTCCTTTGGATGCCCACCACCATGACCCACGCCTCCATCGGCGAGGTGCTCGACATCATGGAAAAGCAGGACATCGCCTTCCAATCGATCCCCGAAATCGAGTCCGCCGTCGGCAAGCTCGGCCGCGCCGAAACGCCGCTCGACCCCGCGCCGATCTCGATGATCGAAACCGTCATCAACTATAAATCCGAATACGGAATCGACGCCGATGGCAACAGAGTCCGCCAGTGGCGCGACCACATCCGCTCGCCCGACGACATCTGGAACGAGATCGTCAAAGCCGGAAAAATCCCCGGCACCACCTCCGCGCCGAAGCTGCAGCCGATCGCCGCGCGCATCGTGATGCTGCAAAGCGGCATGCGCGCACCCATGGGCGTCAAGGTGCAGGGCCCCGACCTCGAAACCATCGAGCGCGTCGGCCTTGAAATCGAAAAACTGCTCAAGGAGGTGCCCTCGGTCGAACCCGCCGCCGTCATCGCCGACCGCATCGTCGGCAAGCCCTACCTCGAAATCGTACCCGACCGCGAGGCGCTCGCCCGCTACGGCATCCCCATCCGCAAATTCCAGGACGTAGTTGAAATCGCCATTGGGGGAAGGAAGGTCACCAGCACCGTCGAAGGGCGCGAACGCTTCCCCGTCCGCGTGCGCTATCAACGTGAACTGCGCGACCACATCGAGGCGCTCGACCGCATCCTCGTGCCCGGCAGCGCCGGGCAGCAAATCCCGATCACCGAGCTGGCCGAAATCCAATATGTGCGCGGCCCGCAAAACATCAAGAGCGAGGACACCTTCCTCGTCGGCTATGTCGTGTTCGACAAGCAACCCGGCTTTGCCGAAGTCGATGTGGTCGAAGCCGCCCAGGCCCACCTGGCGGAGCATCTCGACGTTCCGGCGGGGGTGAGCTACCGCTTTGCCGGCTCCTACGAAAACCAGCAGCGCGCCGCCCGGACACTCTCGATGGTGCTGCCGATCGCGCTCTTCGCCATCTTCATGATCATCTACTTCCAGTTCAAGTCCGTCTCCACCACAGTGCTCATTTTCACCGGGGTGTTCATTGCGTGGTCGGGCGGATTCATCCTGCTCTGGCTCTATGGCCAGCCGTGGTTCCTCGACTTCAACCTCTTCGGCACCGAAATGCGCGACCTGTTCCAGGTGCATGCCATCAACCTAAGCGTTGCGGTATGGGTCGGCTTCCTCGCCCTCTTCGGCATCGCCACCGACGACGGCGTCGTGATGGGCACCTACCTCACCCAAACCTTCCGCGACAACACCCCCAAAAACCCGGCCGAAGTCCGCGAGCTGGTCATCCAGGCCGGCAACCGCCGCGTACGCGCCTGCCTCATGACCACCGCAACGACGATCCTCGCCCTGCTGCCCGTGCTCACCTCCACCGGGCGCGGCTCCGACATCATGGTGCCGATGGCCATCCCCTCCTTCGGCGGCATGCTCATCGAGACCATCACCATGCTCGTCGTGCCCGTCCTCTACTGCTGGCGGCAGGAAAAAAGCTTGTAG
- a CDS encoding efflux RND transporter periplasmic adaptor subunit produces MKTARTILVIALALGAGFVIRGYVTPSSSHPLPPSEQSAPETWTCSMHPQIQLPKQGKCPICFMDLIPLESGMDSGGEREIRVGDYAASLMELETTVVERRFAEAEIRMVGKVDYDETRVSTISAWVPGRIDRLFVDYTGMPVRAGDHLAEFYSPELVNAQKELLHAIRRSPEMVDAVREKFRFWGFDTTQIEELEKRGTATDHMTINATAGGIVIHRNISEGMYVETGTKLFTIADLSRVWILLDAYESDLNGLRYGSPVEFSTEAYPGETFEGTISFIAPMVNPMSRTAKVRVVVENNDGRLKPGMFVRAIARPRVADGGRVMDPDLAGKWISPMHPEVVKDGPGSCDVCGMPLVSAESLGYVAAAEANAPLLIPATAALKTGKRAVVYVEIPDQEKPTYEGREVGLGARLGDFYVVESGLEEGERVVSRGAFKLDAELQIQAKPSMMSFRSQEPRAQTHCPVMGNPVNKEVYVDHEGLRIYFCCPGCDSTFKEDPGKYLKQMQAAGVVLEQVEHQHAH; encoded by the coding sequence ATGAAGACCGCAAGAACCATCCTGGTCATCGCCCTCGCCCTCGGCGCCGGCTTTGTTATCCGCGGCTATGTCACCCCCTCTTCCTCGCACCCCCTCCCCCCCTCGGAACAATCCGCCCCGGAAACATGGACGTGCTCCATGCACCCCCAGATCCAACTTCCAAAGCAAGGGAAGTGCCCCATCTGCTTCATGGATCTCATCCCCCTCGAATCGGGAATGGATTCAGGCGGTGAGCGGGAAATCCGCGTTGGCGACTATGCCGCGAGCCTGATGGAGCTCGAAACCACCGTGGTTGAACGCCGCTTTGCCGAAGCCGAAATCCGCATGGTCGGCAAGGTGGACTACGACGAAACCCGCGTTTCCACCATCTCCGCCTGGGTTCCCGGACGCATTGACCGGTTGTTTGTGGATTACACCGGCATGCCGGTGAGGGCAGGCGACCATTTGGCCGAGTTCTACAGCCCGGAACTGGTGAATGCCCAGAAGGAATTGCTCCACGCCATCCGTAGAAGCCCGGAAATGGTGGATGCCGTCCGCGAAAAGTTCAGGTTCTGGGGATTCGATACCACACAGATTGAGGAACTCGAAAAACGCGGAACGGCCACCGACCACATGACCATCAACGCCACCGCCGGCGGAATCGTCATCCATCGGAATATTTCCGAAGGGATGTATGTCGAAACTGGAACCAAGCTCTTCACCATCGCCGACCTGTCCCGCGTCTGGATCCTGCTCGACGCCTACGAATCCGACCTCAACGGATTGCGCTACGGCAGCCCGGTTGAATTCTCCACCGAAGCCTATCCCGGCGAAACCTTCGAGGGCACCATCTCCTTCATCGCCCCCATGGTCAACCCGATGAGCCGCACCGCCAAGGTGCGCGTCGTGGTCGAAAACAACGACGGGCGCCTCAAGCCCGGCATGTTCGTGCGCGCCATCGCCCGCCCACGCGTCGCCGACGGCGGGAGGGTGATGGATCCCGACCTCGCCGGCAAATGGATCAGCCCCATGCACCCCGAAGTGGTGAAGGACGGGCCCGGTAGTTGCGACGTCTGCGGCATGCCCCTCGTCAGCGCCGAGTCGCTCGGCTACGTTGCCGCCGCCGAGGCCAACGCCCCCTTGCTTATCCCCGCCACCGCCGCGCTGAAGACCGGCAAGCGCGCCGTCGTCTATGTCGAGATCCCCGACCAGGAAAAACCGACCTACGAAGGGCGGGAGGTCGGGTTGGGCGCAAGGCTCGGCGATTTCTACGTGGTTGAAAGCGGGCTCGAAGAAGGCGAGCGCGTCGTCAGCCGCGGCGCCTTCAAACTCGACGCCGAACTGCAGATCCAAGCCAAACCCAGCATGATGTCGTTCAGGAGCCAGGAGCCAAGAGCGCAAACCCACTGCCCGGTCATGGGCAACCCGGTCAACAAGGAGGTCTACGTCGACCACGAAGGCCTGCGGATCTACTTCTGCTGCCCCGGCTGCGACTCCACCTTCAAGGAAGATCCCGGGAAATACCTGAAGCAGATGCAGGCCGCAGGCGTTGTTCTGGAGCAAGTGGAGCACCAGCATGCACATTAA
- a CDS encoding metal-sensitive transcriptional regulator, with product MKGHTTTHSENMARLSRIEGQIKGVKRMIDDGEYCIDIITQIQAARSALQSVSKIILEKHLKHCVADALAEQHADIIDEKLEEIMTVIKRMEK from the coding sequence ATGAAAGGCCACACCACCACCCACTCGGAAAACATGGCGAGACTCTCCCGCATCGAAGGGCAGATCAAAGGCGTTAAGCGCATGATCGACGACGGGGAATACTGCATCGATATCATCACCCAGATCCAGGCTGCGCGCTCGGCGCTGCAATCCGTCAGCAAGATCATTCTCGAAAAGCACCTCAAACATTGCGTCGCCGATGCACTCGCGGAACAGCACGCAGACATCATCGACGAAAAGCTCGAAGAAATCATGACCGTCATCAAACGGATGGAAAAATAG